The proteins below are encoded in one region of Metallibacterium scheffleri:
- the leuD gene encoding 3-isopropylmalate dehydratase small subunit translates to MKPIRHLHARTVVLAHENIDTDRIIPARFLTTTSRAGLGQHAFQDWRYRGDGTPDPEFVLNRPEASGASILVAGRNFGCGSSREHAPWALLDAGLRAVISSEIADIFRSNALKNGLLAITVDAAEHRYLLRHPGLELGIDVVTGHITLPDGGRFAFTLDAFARHCLIEGIDQLGFLLRADAAIRHYEEQHAA, encoded by the coding sequence ATGAAACCGATCCGTCATCTGCATGCACGCACGGTCGTGCTGGCGCACGAGAACATCGACACCGACCGCATCATCCCCGCGCGCTTCCTCACCACCACCAGCCGCGCGGGACTTGGCCAGCACGCGTTCCAAGACTGGCGCTACCGCGGCGACGGCACGCCCGATCCGGAGTTCGTGCTCAACCGCCCCGAAGCCAGCGGCGCCAGCATCCTGGTGGCGGGGCGCAACTTCGGCTGCGGCTCCTCGCGCGAGCATGCACCGTGGGCCTTGCTCGATGCCGGCCTGCGCGCGGTGATCAGCAGCGAGATCGCCGACATCTTCCGCAGCAACGCGCTGAAGAACGGCCTGTTGGCGATCACCGTGGATGCCGCCGAACACCGTTACCTGCTGCGCCATCCAGGCCTCGAGTTGGGCATCGACGTGGTCACCGGACACATCACCCTGCCCGACGGCGGGCGCTTCGCTTTCACGCTGGACGCGTTCGCTCGCCATTGCCTGATCGAGGGCATCGACCAACTGGGCTTCCTGCTGCGCGCGGACGCCGCCATACGTCACTACGAGGAGCAGCACGCCGCATGA